One region of Salvelinus namaycush isolate Seneca chromosome 3, SaNama_1.0, whole genome shotgun sequence genomic DNA includes:
- the LOC120044445 gene encoding uncharacterized protein LOC120044445 translates to MTSDLAWIIRACLFVCLWRACLCEGSDGMYNEYLTEMVDRLPKDYLFRVNKSEETFERVAKALSWFYWENCEKDFECKDYPEDTTNSAVCYLLNCLHEEEPECVSNVTYSLAEVELVSVKGFKCLVEDAFNHKYNSSQEQEDECADVFVDAVRCQKATTLETSSIPPKTSSSTTLPPLSTISNSGNMESQEQRLQRKVISVSTLLAISLIANVLLLGVVILILRTRGRRQHEGVSLAMPELTVLNAVEVHHLMQNDNGDALQH, encoded by the exons ATGACAAGTGACTTGGCATGGATCATCAGAGCTTGTCTCTTT GTGTGCCTGTGGAGAGCCTGTCTGTGTGAAGGGTCTGACGGCATGTATAACGAATATTTGACAGAAATG GTAGACCGTCTGCCAAAGGACTATTTGTTCAGAGTGAACAAAAGTGAG GAAACATTTGAAAGAGTTGCAAAAGCCCTTAGCTGGTTCTATTGGGAGAACTGTGAGAAGGACTTTGAATGCAAAGATTACCCTGAAGACACAACAAATTCTGCTGTATGTTACTTACTGAACTGTCTGCATGAGGAG GAACCTGAGTGTGTCTCCAATGTCACATACAGTCTAGCTGAGGTGGAGTTGGTCAGTGTGAAAGGCTTCAAGTGTCTGGTTGAAGATGCATTCAATCACAAATATAATTCATCACAAGAACAAGAGGACG AATGTGCTGATGTTTTTG TTGATGCAGTGAGATGCCAAAAAGCAACTACActtg AAACATCATCGATCCCGCCCAAAACgtcatcatcaacaacactaCCACCATTGTCAACAATATCAAACAGCGGCAACATGG AGTCACAAGAGCAGCGATTACAAA GGAAGGTCATATCAGTCAGTACGTTGTTAGCTATCTCTCTGATAGCTAATGTCCTCCTCTTGGGTGTTGTCATCTTGATCTTGCGGACCCGGGGGAGACGCCAGCATGAGGGCGTg TCTCTTGCAATGCCTGAACTGACAGTATTGAACGCAGTAGAGGTACATCATCTGATGCAG aacgaCAACGGAGATGCTCTGCAGCACTGA